Within the Salvia hispanica cultivar TCC Black 2014 chromosome 4, UniMelb_Shisp_WGS_1.0, whole genome shotgun sequence genome, the region AGTCTCACTCATCCTttgggaaaataattcaccacaatatatttcacatctttgactattcaacagccacgtcatatactcaacatatttgattattcaaatcaatctcaactccaaatcgcaattaggtcacaagaaaaaatcatgcaattaattcactcatcaattaatccacatacttcatagcattaaaaacatttaatgcaaaaatctTATGactcgaaaattagggttcaaaaaagtggggcgttacaatGTAAGACCTTTAATTATGgtatatttgagatatatgcttaaactcaattataaacatgatcaaatactaatatttgagatatttcatggaattttaatgaatgttttagaaatttaaatatttttttagtgaatttgaagtttttaatttatttatcaattattattattaataaatatttaatatataatttgtatatttaatataaaattgaaagatattttttatatttaaaattaatcaatgaagtATCGAATTAGGAGTACaagaaatagaataatagaatTTTTATCGAGTTTTCGGGCCAATCCATCGGATTTTCGagtctggccctaacgggttgcgggttaatcgggtgcagGCTAATCggtttttgattttgttgagcTAGAAATTTCcagccctaaccctataaatttgacAGGCTATTCGGACCAGCTCACGAGTTACGGACTATATTGACGTCCCTAGTTACACTACTTGCTTCAAATGACATTTTCCTATCTTTTGAACATGAATAGCAGAGGACGGGCCTGTGATTGATAAAGGCCCAATAGCTAGGCCAATAATAATCTAAACAGGCCCGCCCACCCAATCACATAGCCCAATGACCAGTACACCCAATCACATATAAGCAAtctatttatatgaatttaagtATGCATTATAAAtcagattaaataaaaagaaattaatttggCAAGCCAATTTGTAAAATCCTTAGTACGATGCCACATGCAAGTCGAACAAAGCTAACAAGTGTATAACTCCACCGCCAAAATCCCCTTAAAAACACCACCAAATTAAGCctttaatttaaacaatattaataaagtgAGAATGAATAagaaggaagaggaggagaagcCCATCAAATACGGCGACGTTTTCAACGTCTCCGGCGAGCTAGCCGCCAAACCCATAGCGCCGCAAGACGCCGCCACGGTGGAGGCGGCGGAGAAGAGCGTACTCGGGTGGATCCCCAAGAGCGGGATGGCCGCCGTCATGAAATCCGCGGCGGACCACAACGAGCACCACGGCCTAGTCCGCCACGACGACATCACCGACGCCGTTAAGGACAGCGGAACCGAAATCGCAGAGACCACCGTCGTCGGCCACCGCCTCATATCCGAATCCATCGGCGGACAAGTAATTAACGTCCAAGAaaagggtcatcttccttggaacggagggagtactttttttctGAGACTCATTATTCACTTACAATACTTcgatcattttttcttttagttttctcttacttatcaattgtgtattaaaatatatatcgTTTCACCACCACACAATAGCTCAGTGGTATTCCACGCGTTTGTAAGGTCGATTGACGAGAGTATGAATCTCAACCcgaccaaaaaagaaatacatatcgtttcaaaagtttttatttttaacgaACGAagatattattgtttttttttttttttttttatgttcttgACGTTAAtgtatctttttttatatatataattccatctcaatttaattaaattaaaataaaattaattacatgtATAAACTatcttaatattaataatataattaaaattaattgtggaGGTGATG harbors:
- the LOC125223634 gene encoding late embryogenesis abundant protein D-34-like, with amino-acid sequence MNKKEEEEKPIKYGDVFNVSGELAAKPIAPQDAATVEAAEKSVLGWIPKSGMAAVMKSAADHNEHHGLVRHDDITDAVKDSGTEIAETTVVGHRLISESIGGQLLGRFAMDE